The nucleotide window TTTATGGTGAACCGGAAGTACTAAAAGGATACGGATTGAGAAATACCACAACAATGGCTATTGCTCCTACTACCTCAAGTTCCGCAATTTTGGGACAAACTTCTCCGGGAATCGAGCCTTTTGCTTCCAACTACTATAAAGCAGGTCTTGCTAAAGGGAACTTTATGCGTAAAAACAAATACCTTGCAAAATTACTGGAAGAAAAAGGACTGGATAACGAGGAAACATGGAGAACGATAATGCTCAACCATGGATCTGTACAGCACCTGAATGAGCTTACTCCTGAAGAGAAGGCAGTATTCAAAACATTCAAAGAAATTTCTCCAATGGAAATTATCTCTCAGGCAGCACAAAGACAGCAATATATTGACCAGGCACAGTCTCTGAATCTTCAGATCCCTTCTACAATGCCTGTAAAAGATGTTAACTACCTTTATATTGAAGCATGGAAAAAAGGAGTTAAAACACTTTACTACCAGAGAAGTTCATCAGTTTCAAAAGAAATGATGGTTAACTTCGTATCATGCTCAAGCTGCGAAGCATAGATCAAGTAATAAACACGCTATATTTACAAAAGCATACCGCAAGGTGTGCTTTTGACGTTTTATATTTGAATGAAGTCAATTTAATTTGTTCGCCCGGGGATTACACAGACTTTCTCAGATCTTTTCTATAGTATTAATAAGTTTTGGCTAAAGCCGATGGATATTATTGTTTATTTTATGAAAACGGGCTAAAGCCCGTTCCTATTGAATTATTACCACTTATATATACTAGTCTTTGATTAACCGCAGATCACAAGGATTTTCACAAATGATTGTATTAATATACTTACTGATTTTAATAAAGATAAACTGCAATTTTCTGTATCAGCAATCTATCATTCATCAATAATTACTTATAAATAAAAAGGTCCGGAAAGAAAATCCGGACCTTTGAAAAGAATTATGAAGTAAAATGTAAAAGCGTTGTTAAAAATTATATCTCACCCCAAGCTGTGCCTGAAATCTTGATGCAAACTGATCAATAGTATAAGGCAGTCCCGGTGTTTTGAAGTTGTAAGTAGGATCTCCTGCAGAAGGCTGTCCTGCTGCTACATTTCCTACTTTTGTCAACCCGACACTTGCTGTAGAGTTGAAAGTATTAGGAACAAAATAAACTTTACCCCAATCCCTATTCAGTAGATTGGTGAAATTGATGATACTCAATGAGATCTGAATATTATTCTTAGATTTCTTGCTCAACCTGATTTCATCCATGATTCTGATATCCGCCTGAATGTTCCATGGAGTAAAATCTCCGTTTCTTTCTGTGAATTTACCTCGTCTGGATTTCAGATAGTCGTTACTGTTAATAAAGTTTTCGTAATCAGCAATCTGCTGCTGAGCAGTTACCAAAACATTTCCTGAGGCATCTTTTATAGGAACTATATATTTGGAGGCTTCTGCAGCATCTTTAAAGATATACGCAAGTCCGGCAGCCTGTCCTGTATTGGCAATGGTACTGTTCACAAATCCCCATGAAAAAGGATTTCCCGATTGAGCATTAAAATATACATTGGTGTATAATCTGTTCATATCAGAGATATTAAAGGCATATCCAAGATTGGCCACTACTCTGTTTTTGATGGCGAAATTAGATGTTGTGAGCTTCGGATCGTTAGGAGTAAGAGACTGGTTCATCTGCCAGTTACTTTCCATTGAGTTTCGGATACCATTGGTAATATCTTTAGCATCCCCGTAAGTGTAGGCTACAAAGAAATTGAATCCGAAATCATAGGATTTTGAAAGCTGTGCTGTTAAATTGTAACGATATCCTTCTTTTGTATTGGATAAAAGATATGCATTGGAAAAATTACTGTTGATATTGGTTGTATAGATCGGCATTTCATGATTCACATCATAGCTGTAATATGTCACATTATCTGTTTTATTTACCTGTTGGAATTTCAGGTCATAAAGCACCTTCGTATAAATTCCTTCTAAGGTTAATTTATATCCGGCCAGCGTATAATCGAAAGCTAAAGAGCTTCTCCAGACTCTTGGCATTTTAAAATTATTGTCAATAAGGTCTACCTGAACTTTTGACGAATTCTGCCATTTCGGGAAATTGGCACTATTCAACGGATCTCCGTTGGCAGCAAGCTGTGCAGGTGTTGGTGAATTGTAGTCATAACTTCCGAAACCTACCCCGTCATTGTAATAAGCATATCCTAGCCATGCGAAAGGAATTCTTCCCACAAAAATACCTGAGCCTCCTCTCAGCACCATAGACCTGTTCTCAGTAAGATCAATGGTAAATCCAAGTCTTGGCGAGAATGTCGGCTTATTCAGATAGTTGTTGGTAAGCTGGTTTAACGGAGTATTATTGTAAGTATTTCCAGCGTTTGGATCCTGAGGAGAATTGCTTACCAATGGACTCAACTGCGGTTTATTCGGTAAGTCTGTGTAATCTACTCTTACTCCCGGTGAAAGTCTTACTCTTCCCCAATTGATCTCATCCTGAAGATACAGAGAAAGCAGATTCACCTTATATTGAGCATAAGGATTATCAAAAAGGGTCTGTCTGCTGTCTCCGTTGAAAGGATAAGTTCCTCTTATTCTGGCGGGAGTTCCGTTATAAAAATCATTCAGGCTTTTATAGGAAATTCTTCCGTTCAGGGCATTTACAAAACCATAGTTGATATTGTATAATTCATTGTGAGTTCCCAACAGGAAGGTATGATTTCCTTTTTTATAGGTAAGGTTATCCGTGATTTCAAAAGTTTTCTGCTTCATATTGAAAACAGTGGCTTCTCTGTCATTACCCAACAGGATTGTTCCTCCGTTGTAAGCAATCTCCACCTGTGGAAACATCGCATTTCCCGAAGTAGGATCTCTGTAATCATGAATAGAAGAATAACCCAAGACTAAATTATTACTCCATTGATCATTAAAACGGCTTTTTAATTCAAGTGTAGTGGTAGATGCTGTGTTTTTCTGAACGAAATCCATACTGGAGAATCTGAAGTTGGCTCCGTCTCTTTCCAGATTGGACGCCTGTGAAAATACGGTATTGTTTTTAATGGATAAAGTATGTTTATCATTAATTTTCCAATCTAACTTATTGAAAAGTTTAGAGCTTTCAGAGAAGTTATTGTACTGGTTAAAACTTCCGACATTGAATCCGTACTTATTGCGTACGAAGTCTGAAATTTGCTGGGCAACCTGTTCATTCACCAATGCTCCCGGATCATTGGCATTATAGAATACAGGATCTGTCCTTTTGGTATATTCCAGGTTTGTAAATAAAAACACTTTGTCTCTTACAACCGGTAATCCGACTCTTCCACCATAAATAAAGTCCTGGAAATCGCTGGGCATCTTAGAATTATCTCCTACCCTGTTTCTACCGGTAATTGCAGCATTTCTTCCGTATGCATAAATTGAACCTGTAACATCGTTACTCCCGCTTCGGGTAACGGCATTAATACTTCCTCCAAGGAAATTCCCCAGTTTCACATCATAAGGCGCAATATACACCTGCACATCCTGAATAGCATCCAGACTTATAGAATTGGAACGGGTACTGCTTCCGGGCATTCCGGAAGTCCCTGTCTGCCCTCCCAATGAAGGACTGAAACCAATAGCGTCATTATTGATAGAACCATCAATAGTCACGTTATTATAACGGAAATTAGTTCCGTTGAAAGAGTTGTTGGCACTCTGAGGAATTAGCTTGGTAACATCCTGAATGCCTCGGTTAATATTCGGAAGACCTGAAATCTGAGCCTGACTGATTCCTACTCCATATTTTGCTGTGGTCTTTTTAGAAGTGATTTTTACCTCATCAATTGTTTTCTCTTTACTTCCTACATCTACTACAGGCAAGTCGTTATTTCCTAAAGAAAGTTGCAGATTCGGATTTTCATAGATTACCTGTGATCCGTCAGATATTTCAATTTTATAAGGGCCTCCCGGCTGAAGATTATCTAAGCTGAACTGACCTTTGCTGTTACTTTTCGTTTCAAAGGTACTATTGGTAGGAATATGTACTACCTTCACTGTAACTTCGGAAGAAATTCCCTTTAATCTTCCAAAAATTTTAGAGCTGGTTTCCTGTGAAAATGCAAACCCGAAAGATAACAGAGCAAAAGCACAGATGATTTTTTTCTTCATATTTTTATTCGCTATAAACTTGGTGTAAAATTATATCTAGTAAAAATGAAATGTGGTAACACAGAATTAACATTACGTAACAGAATGTTTAATATTTCCTTAAAAAAAACTTAATAGAAACGTAGTAAAAGTGTTAAAAAATTTTCTAAACAAAATGTGAAAAGTCATATTCTTGGCGCTTTTCAAGTGGGTTCTATTTCTTAAAATTTCATAATCACTAATCTTTGATGTTTAAATACTTTCCACATAAATCGCCAAACGCTCTGGGATTTTTGGTTTATATTTGTGTTTATTGTTTAATACCAAAACTACAGATATGAAATTCGGACAAGTAGAAGACCCTTCAAAAATAGATTTCACATTACCTAAAGATCATCCCAGAACGAAAGAGATACTGGCTCTAAATAAAAAGGACTGGAAAATATCTCTATCGGATGTGCTAAATGGAATAAAACGGATCTCAAAGGATTTTATCCTAAGGGAACTAAGGATGAACTGACCTATTATGCAACCCAGTTTAATTCTATAGAGCTGAATGCTACTTTTTACGGAATGCCAACTCCGGATCAGGTAAAAACCTGGAAAGAAAAAACTCCGGCAAATTTTAAATTTTTTCCTAAGATCACCAACACAGTTTCCCATTTCAGAAGATTGATTGATGTTACCGATCCGGTAACTCATTTTGCTTCCGCTGTCATCAATTTTGATGAAAAGCTGGGAATGGCTTTCCTTCAGCTTCATGATAATTTTAAGCCTAAAGATTATGACAGGCTGGAAAAATTCGTAAAAGAATGGCCAAAAGAGGTTCCATTAGCTATAGAACTCCGCAATACGGAATGGTTTACTGATGAGGAAATCCTTAATACAACATGTGAACTTTTTGAAGCCCATAACATTACCAATATTATTGTAGATACTGCCGGAAGAAGAGACATGCTCCATATGCGTCTTACAACTCCTAATGCATTTATCCGTTATGTAGGAGCCAATGCAGAAAGTGATTATGAAAGACTGGATGATTGGTTAAAACACCTTACAAAGTGGAAAAAAGAGGGTCTGCAGAATCTTTACTTTTTTGTTCATCAGAATATTGAGAAAGCCTCTCCGTTATTATCCGCTTATTTCATCAAAAAAGTGAATGAGGAATGGGGAACTGATATACATATTCCGCAAATGGCGACCGAAAGTACAGGAACACTTTTTTAATATATTTAATATAAAAGCTTACTGCAGAAATAAGAATTTAAGCTTACTGATTTTAATTAATCTTGTAACAAAATTCCTTTTTTTTAACGAAAAGTTTCGTATATTAGAGTATAATGTATTTCACTAAACATTATACTTTAAAACATAAATCATGGAAAAGGAAATTTGTACAATCAGTATTGCCAATAACTGGCTGGGTGATGAATATATTTTTTATGAAAATCATACCATAAAAAGAGTATATGACAACCATAGTCTGAACTCCAATAAAAGCGAATGGCTTAATCCCAAAGAAATCAGTAAACAGAACAAGGATAAACTTATCAAATCATGTCCTGAAGAATTTAAAGAGCAGATCATGCAGATTCTGGATTATCCTTAACAAAAAACAAAAGGTAATGAGCAATAAGAACTCATTACCTTTTTATTTATTTTTTCTGAGAAGCAATACCAGATTGAGAAACAGAAGCAGGAAGTCCAACGTAATCCAGATTCCCAGTTTTGTATTCTCATAATTATAGGCATCTACCTGTTTTTTGGCTGCATCAGACAGTTTCATACTCTGATTAATGTAATTCTGCACTTCTACAATCTGATCGATATTCTTATTGGGTACAGAATGTTGGGAAAAGTATACAAGATTTTTCTTTCCGAGATATCCTGCAATCCAGTATTCATCGGATTTATCCATTTTCAGGTACTCTATTCTGTAATATTCCGGACGTATTTTTCCAATATGCTTCGGTTCAAGAACTGTACTTTGATCTGTTTTATTCACATTGACCAGATAAAAATCCAATGTCTGTGGAAGTTTGTTGACCACCTGCAGCCCTACAGAATTATCCACAAATGCCACAGCACTTTTCTTAATAAACCAATAGGTAAAAACAGAAATTGAAAAAACAACTGTTACAATACGAAACAGCTTCGCCCACCTGGCGATACTTCCTGATCTGACCTTAAACAGGACCAGAGAAAGAACACAAGCCAAAAATATTATAAAAATAATGAGTGTCATATTTTACAAAGATACTTCTTCTCTTTATTTTATCTATATTTGCGCTCATATTTTTAATTTTACTTAACCATGAAAAAAACATTCTCAGTACTCTTTTTCTTTTGTATTGTTATCATCTGCGCTCAGATAAAATTTGAAAAAGGTTATATCATCAACAATAGTGACGTAAAAAAAGAAGTGCTTATCAAAAACCAAGGATGGGCAAACAATCCGGATACCTTCACTTACAAAACAGATGAAAAATCAGGAGAAAGTACAGGAACACCTTCTACAATTAAAGAATTCGGTGTTTATAATGATGTAAAATATGTTACGTACAACGGTGATATTGATTATTCATCTGATAATACCGGAGATCTTTCTTTCATCAGGGAGCCTGAATTTAAAAAGGCGTCTGTATTTCTTAAAGAAATTGCAACAGGTAATAAAAACCTGTACTCTTATCAGGGTCACAATATAATCAGATATTTCTATTCTGATTCAGATTCTTCTATCAAGCCCTTGATTTATAAAAAATACTTTTTCAATGGAAATAATTTGCAGGTTGCAGCCAATGAAGAATATATTGATCAATTGAAGACCATATTTTCAGATGATAATACAGCTCAGGCAACTGCTTCCAAAACAAGATATACAAGTAATGACCTAAAGAAAATTTTCTCTACATATAACAGTAAATTTGCCGGAGCTGCTAATGACAGAAATATTTCTGACACTAAAAGAGATTCAAAATTTAATTTAGCTATCAGACCTGGGCTCAATTTTTACTCACCTTTAGAAATAACAAAAACCTTCAGTAACGAAGGTGCTCCTTCAAAAACTGGATTTAGGATTGGGGTTGAAGCAGAAATTGTACTGCCTTTTAATAGAGGTAAATGGTCAGTTGTGGCTGAACCAACATTCTCTCTTTACAATAATAAGACAGCTGTAAGAACAACTAATGGTAATTTATATAACATTAATGTAGAGAATTATTCATTCATCAGCATTCCTTTAAGTGTAAGACACTACATGTTCATCAATGACAAATCAAAGATCTTTATTAATGCCGGTATTAATCTCCTAACTCTGAAAACAAGTTCAGCAAAGGATTTAACCATGGATTATGACGGATATGTATTTGACAGATTAAAATTATCTTCATCTCAAGCTTTCAAAAGCGCTGTTTTTGGAATAGGGTACAATTATAATAACAAATACATTATAGAAGCAAGATATAATACAGCCATGAATCTACTTGAAGAAAAAGGGCCTAAAGCAAACTTAAAATATGCTTCCATAATTCTGGGAT belongs to Chryseobacterium gleum and includes:
- a CDS encoding TonB-dependent receptor → MKKKIICAFALLSFGFAFSQETSSKIFGRLKGISSEVTVKVVHIPTNSTFETKSNSKGQFSLDNLQPGGPYKIEISDGSQVIYENPNLQLSLGNNDLPVVDVGSKEKTIDEVKITSKKTTAKYGVGISQAQISGLPNINRGIQDVTKLIPQSANNSFNGTNFRYNNVTIDGSINNDAIGFSPSLGGQTGTSGMPGSSTRSNSISLDAIQDVQVYIAPYDVKLGNFLGGSINAVTRSGSNDVTGSIYAYGRNAAITGRNRVGDNSKMPSDFQDFIYGGRVGLPVVRDKVFLFTNLEYTKRTDPVFYNANDPGALVNEQVAQQISDFVRNKYGFNVGSFNQYNNFSESSKLFNKLDWKINDKHTLSIKNNTVFSQASNLERDGANFRFSSMDFVQKNTASTTTLELKSRFNDQWSNNLVLGYSSIHDYRDPTSGNAMFPQVEIAYNGGTILLGNDREATVFNMKQKTFEITDNLTYKKGNHTFLLGTHNELYNINYGFVNALNGRISYKSLNDFYNGTPARIRGTYPFNGDSRQTLFDNPYAQYKVNLLSLYLQDEINWGRVRLSPGVRVDYTDLPNKPQLSPLVSNSPQDPNAGNTYNNTPLNQLTNNYLNKPTFSPRLGFTIDLTENRSMVLRGGSGIFVGRIPFAWLGYAYYNDGVGFGSYDYNSPTPAQLAANGDPLNSANFPKWQNSSKVQVDLIDNNFKMPRVWRSSLAFDYTLAGYKLTLEGIYTKVLYDLKFQQVNKTDNVTYYSYDVNHEMPIYTTNINSNFSNAYLLSNTKEGYRYNLTAQLSKSYDFGFNFFVAYTYGDAKDITNGIRNSMESNWQMNQSLTPNDPKLTTSNFAIKNRVVANLGYAFNISDMNRLYTNVYFNAQSGNPFSWGFVNSTIANTGQAAGLAYIFKDAAEASKYIVPIKDASGNVLVTAQQQIADYENFINSNDYLKSRRGKFTERNGDFTPWNIQADIRIMDEIRLSKKSKNNIQISLSIINFTNLLNRDWGKVYFVPNTFNSTASVGLTKVGNVAAGQPSAGDPTYNFKTPGLPYTIDQFASRFQAQLGVRYNF
- a CDS encoding outer membrane beta-barrel protein, giving the protein MKKTFSVLFFFCIVIICAQIKFEKGYIINNSDVKKEVLIKNQGWANNPDTFTYKTDEKSGESTGTPSTIKEFGVYNDVKYVTYNGDIDYSSDNTGDLSFIREPEFKKASVFLKEIATGNKNLYSYQGHNIIRYFYSDSDSSIKPLIYKKYFFNGNNLQVAANEEYIDQLKTIFSDDNTAQATASKTRYTSNDLKKIFSTYNSKFAGAANDRNISDTKRDSKFNLAIRPGLNFYSPLEITKTFSNEGAPSKTGFRIGVEAEIVLPFNRGKWSVVAEPTFSLYNNKTAVRTTNGNLYNINVENYSFISIPLSVRHYMFINDKSKIFINAGINLLTLKTSSAKDLTMDYDGYVFDRLKLSSSQAFKSAVFGIGYNYNNKYIIEARYNTAMNLLEEKGPKANLKYASIILGYNIF